In Chitinivibrionales bacterium, the following are encoded in one genomic region:
- the rpmE gene encoding 50S ribosomal protein L31 has product MKAKTHPKYDPTKFTCSCGNVIETRSTSKSMHIEICNKCHPFYTGKQKLVDTAGRVERFRKRYEKAKKES; this is encoded by the coding sequence GTGAAAGCAAAAACTCATCCCAAATATGATCCTACGAAGTTCACCTGTTCTTGCGGCAATGTTATCGAAACCCGATCCACATCCAAGAGCATGCATATCGAAATCTGCAACAAGTGTCACCCCTTTTACACCGGGAAGCAGAAACTTGTGGATACAGCCGGACGGGTAGAACGTTTCCGCAAGCGCTATGAAAAAGCAAAAAAAGAATCATAG
- the prmC gene encoding peptide chain release factor N(5)-glutamine methyltransferase, which yields MVLFVLGPLSSPLEFRPSTLNLYPPFPMTLNIILHSVNKALLPVAGERARYETELLLEHVLSCSRSDLYCAGDCTIDNATEKRIKKYVAERLRGTPIEYVLGVAYFYNREFTVTSDVLIPRPETEVIVETILDNETDEGSFFLDTGTGPGTIIGALVKERPSWYGIGTDISFPALRVAHKNLGNHAALLCTDLTAALTPAATFDFIVCNPPYIALHEAPELDRSVIDYEPSIALFGGKEGLDYYRRMANLALPLLKEHGSIYFEIGATQKEQVTVIFTDAGWHDIRCVQDLAGRDRVVAAKKG from the coding sequence ATGGTTCTGTTCGTTCTGGGCCCTCTGTCCTCTCCCCTCGAATTTCGACCTTCCACCTTGAACCTTTATCCCCCTTTCCCCATGACCTTGAACATAATATTACACTCTGTTAACAAAGCGCTCCTTCCGGTGGCGGGTGAACGGGCACGGTATGAGACTGAGTTATTGCTCGAGCATGTTCTCTCCTGTTCGCGGTCGGACCTCTATTGTGCGGGAGACTGCACGATCGATAATGCCACCGAAAAACGAATTAAAAAATATGTCGCAGAACGCCTGAGGGGAACACCGATCGAATATGTGCTGGGAGTTGCATATTTTTACAACCGGGAGTTTACCGTTACCTCCGATGTCCTTATCCCCCGCCCCGAGACGGAAGTCATTGTCGAGACGATCCTCGACAATGAGACCGATGAGGGATCGTTTTTTCTGGATACAGGAACGGGGCCGGGAACCATAATCGGAGCACTTGTCAAAGAACGACCTTCATGGTATGGTATCGGAACCGATATCTCCTTTCCCGCTCTCCGTGTCGCACACAAAAACCTTGGTAATCACGCTGCACTCCTCTGCACCGATCTGACCGCCGCGCTCACCCCCGCGGCAACCTTCGATTTCATAGTCTGCAATCCTCCCTATATTGCGCTTCATGAAGCTCCGGAACTGGATCGAAGTGTGATCGATTATGAGCCCTCTATCGCCCTGTTCGGTGGTAAGGAGGGACTCGATTATTACCGCAGGATGGCCAACCTAGCCTTACCCCTCCTTAAAGAACATGGATCGATATATTTTGAAATCGGAGCAACACAAAAAGAACAGGTTACAGTGATTTTCACTGATGCAGGATGGCACGACATACGCTGCGTTCAGGACTTGGCCGGAAGAGACAGAGTTGTTGCCGCAAAGAAAGGTTGA
- a CDS encoding TonB-dependent receptor has translation MNNSLKNTFFVTMAVLLPFPGLCISGEIHTDSIEHKDTLAMQEQEQKITDLDKIVVTATRTKRKISETPASVTTISEDEIDLSPARDVNDLIQHETGVQLKRLAGIGEGVPSDIIMRAIPGSYAATRVLVLVDGIPTNVSGTPFLIINEIPRNAIKRIEIVRGPYSSLYGANAFAGCINVITVTGDGPPSHRVYFENSYPFTVAKKVFDDDNHQSTKTILKKSARETYWNIEAQSNGGNEDFDYLVSGGFRNTGNYLVNDSAFRKGPYEEYRIPAENYDYRDFRLFTKAGYRINDRVRLEFHGRYFNSNLGFGKTKAIPDTHDVVTEGEKFLVGPRCKIRAADWLDLKIGGYYRKTKGDFFNEWSGFPDDMVDGTIASVWSSYSDDWMVEAQGIFTLGRSHIVTAGVENLWNTVSFGAARERETGRLAYKAYSVDKGIVNFGAYLQDEISFGKIIDIVPGIRFDYHSSFGSAFSPKLGINYKPVDHLRFRLSAGRAFRAPAFSELFMPVLLLNDDSRIISNPELKPENLWAVDGGISVFPISSLTLSLGLFHNWMSDLILPNPDPENFSWGKDKNDIVVAVTHRNISEAWSKGIEGELTWASVPWFMPFLNGVYQTSWDEEYDYPLDYIPKTMINFGWRTRKQFGNVFIEGSVAEGYVGERYYLDWENNDIQQWLGEDSMIVVGSDGLVLDNVPSDTLKSYWRTDVKLSAEFGERYRIDFVATNLFNATILESKGTLSPKRFASIGFGIAF, from the coding sequence ATGAACAATTCTCTTAAAAATACTTTTTTCGTGACTATGGCTGTCCTGCTTCCTTTTCCCGGGCTCTGTATATCCGGCGAGATTCATACCGACAGCATTGAACATAAAGATACTCTGGCTATGCAGGAACAGGAACAGAAAATAACCGATCTGGATAAAATTGTCGTTACCGCAACCCGAACCAAAAGGAAGATTTCGGAGACGCCGGCGAGTGTCACGACGATTTCTGAAGATGAAATCGACCTTTCACCGGCCAGAGACGTTAACGATTTGATACAGCATGAAACCGGTGTTCAACTGAAACGGCTTGCGGGTATTGGTGAAGGAGTGCCGTCGGATATAATCATGCGTGCAATTCCCGGCTCCTATGCCGCCACCCGCGTGCTGGTTCTCGTGGATGGTATCCCTACCAATGTGTCCGGAACCCCCTTCCTTATTATCAATGAGATCCCCCGTAATGCTATTAAGCGCATAGAGATTGTCAGAGGGCCATACTCCTCACTTTATGGAGCCAATGCCTTTGCCGGATGTATCAATGTGATTACGGTTACCGGTGATGGGCCTCCATCTCACAGGGTATATTTTGAAAACAGCTATCCTTTTACCGTGGCAAAAAAGGTTTTCGATGATGATAATCACCAATCCACAAAAACTATCCTGAAAAAGAGCGCCCGGGAAACCTACTGGAACATCGAAGCGCAGAGTAACGGCGGAAACGAGGACTTCGATTACCTGGTTTCGGGCGGATTCCGCAATACCGGCAATTATCTTGTTAATGACAGTGCATTTCGTAAAGGTCCCTATGAAGAGTATCGTATTCCTGCCGAAAATTATGATTATCGGGATTTCCGGCTGTTCACAAAGGCGGGGTACCGGATCAACGACCGTGTTCGGCTCGAGTTCCATGGGAGATATTTCAACAGCAACCTGGGTTTTGGAAAAACCAAGGCAATTCCCGATACACATGATGTTGTCACTGAGGGCGAAAAATTTCTTGTTGGTCCCCGGTGTAAAATCAGGGCTGCCGATTGGCTTGACCTGAAGATCGGGGGGTATTACCGGAAAACAAAGGGAGATTTCTTTAATGAATGGAGCGGTTTCCCCGATGATATGGTTGATGGAACTATTGCAAGTGTATGGAGCTCTTATTCGGATGACTGGATGGTTGAAGCTCAGGGGATTTTTACCCTTGGGCGGTCTCATATTGTCACTGCCGGTGTTGAAAATCTCTGGAACACGGTTTCATTCGGCGCCGCTCGGGAACGGGAAACAGGCCGGCTCGCCTATAAGGCATACAGCGTTGATAAGGGGATCGTAAATTTCGGCGCCTATCTCCAGGATGAAATATCCTTTGGAAAAATTATCGATATAGTGCCGGGGATACGTTTCGATTATCACTCATCCTTTGGCAGCGCCTTTTCTCCGAAACTAGGCATCAATTATAAGCCTGTAGATCATCTGCGGTTTCGTCTCTCGGCCGGTCGGGCGTTCCGGGCGCCTGCATTCAGCGAACTCTTTATGCCGGTATTGCTTCTCAACGATGATTCCAGGATTATTTCCAATCCCGAACTGAAGCCGGAGAACCTGTGGGCTGTCGACGGCGGTATCAGTGTCTTTCCGATTTCTTCGCTGACCCTGAGCCTGGGTCTTTTTCACAACTGGATGAGTGATCTGATACTTCCCAATCCCGACCCTGAAAATTTTTCATGGGGCAAGGATAAGAATGATATTGTTGTCGCGGTCACCCACCGGAATATCTCCGAAGCCTGGTCCAAGGGGATTGAAGGGGAGCTAACGTGGGCTTCGGTGCCCTGGTTCATGCCTTTTCTGAATGGTGTTTACCAAACCTCGTGGGATGAAGAATACGATTATCCCCTCGATTATATCCCCAAAACCATGATTAATTTCGGATGGCGCACCAGGAAACAATTCGGCAATGTTTTTATTGAAGGCTCTGTAGCCGAAGGCTATGTTGGGGAGCGGTACTATCTCGACTGGGAAAATAACGATATACAACAATGGCTCGGAGAAGACAGTATGATTGTTGTTGGCAGCGATGGGCTTGTTCTGGATAACGTCCCCTCCGATACTCTCAAGTCCTACTGGCGGACCGATGTAAAACTCAGTGCAGAATTCGGAGAACGATACCGGATCGACTTTGTCGCCACCAACCTTTTCAATGCAACCATACTTGAAAGCAAGGGAACGCTCTCCCCGAAACGATTTGCTTCCATCGGATTTGGTATTGCCTTTTAG
- the prfA gene encoding peptide chain release factor 1: MRDKVKKTLARHKELEELMASPEVIGDTGLMEKYGREYNSIAKNLPVFNEYLKTLERYQEAKELTENDSDRELLELAQEERAQIEENLPELEQRVRYLLVPKNPNDLKNAIMEIRAGTGGVEAGIFASDLYRMYSHFIEQKGWKQEILSSSYGEIGSIKEIVFMVSGEGVFGCLKYESGIHRVQRVPQTESQGRIHTSAASVVVLPEAGDFEMQIDPNELRIDVYRSSGPGGQSVNTTDSAVRIVHEPTGLTVTCQDEKSQHKNRAKALKVLKTRLYDMKLKEKEAKESATRRNMVGTGDRSEKIRTYNFPQGRVTDHRIGLTLYKLDSIMGGNLEEITDALTNADLNERIKVVKV, encoded by the coding sequence ATGAGAGATAAAGTAAAAAAGACTCTGGCTCGTCATAAAGAACTTGAAGAGCTCATGGCATCACCGGAGGTTATCGGTGATACCGGGCTCATGGAAAAGTACGGAAGAGAGTATAATTCGATCGCCAAAAATCTTCCTGTATTTAACGAATATCTGAAAACTCTCGAGCGGTACCAGGAAGCAAAGGAACTGACTGAAAACGACTCCGACCGGGAGCTTCTTGAACTGGCCCAGGAAGAACGGGCCCAGATTGAAGAAAACCTTCCCGAGCTGGAACAGAGGGTCCGGTATCTCCTTGTTCCCAAAAATCCAAACGATCTTAAGAATGCGATTATGGAAATCAGGGCCGGAACCGGCGGTGTTGAAGCTGGTATTTTCGCATCGGATCTTTATCGCATGTACAGCCATTTTATTGAGCAGAAAGGGTGGAAGCAGGAGATACTCAGTTCCAGCTACGGCGAAATTGGCAGTATCAAGGAAATCGTTTTTATGGTCAGCGGTGAAGGGGTCTTTGGTTGTTTGAAATACGAATCGGGTATTCATCGGGTGCAACGGGTTCCTCAGACCGAATCGCAGGGCCGAATTCATACATCGGCGGCCTCGGTTGTTGTTCTTCCCGAGGCTGGTGATTTCGAGATGCAGATCGATCCCAACGAGCTTCGTATCGATGTCTATCGTTCGAGCGGTCCCGGAGGCCAAAGTGTCAATACCACCGATTCGGCGGTACGGATTGTCCACGAGCCTACCGGTCTGACGGTGACCTGTCAGGATGAAAAATCACAGCATAAGAACAGAGCCAAGGCACTGAAGGTTCTCAAAACCCGTCTGTACGACATGAAATTGAAGGAAAAGGAAGCCAAAGAGAGCGCAACGCGCCGCAATATGGTGGGAACCGGCGACCGGAGTGAAAAAATCCGCACCTACAATTTCCCCCAGGGACGGGTTACCGACCACCGGATCGGCCTTACTCTTTACAAACTCGACTCAATCATGGGCGGTAACCTCGAAGAAATCACCGACGCTCTCACCAATGCCGATCTCAACGAACGAATTAAGGTCGTTAAGGTATAG
- a CDS encoding DUF1385 domain-containing protein: MFLKKVAGYFHLLVFGTVQAVSKPKKSKVGGQAIIEGVMMRGKSKVSWAVKKPDSEIVLEAFSFVSVARKYKFLKLPVFRGAISLFESLKLGYKALTRSAEIAYEEEKSEEERSWKDTMASIGTFVFAFGLSIFLFMYLPMLVLTLLGFEKSAFAFNLGAGTIRIILFLGYLLGISLWKDIRRLFEYHGAEHKAIFAFEDGKELTIENMGPYKTFHPRCGTSFIILVSLVCILLFSVIDALILKYILESSYPIWLRLIVHLSLVPLISGISYEVLKLSDRFRHLFPFNVLVLPGLWLQHITTREPDNHQLEIASRALKAVI, encoded by the coding sequence ATGTTCTTAAAAAAGGTTGCCGGATATTTTCATTTGCTGGTATTCGGTACGGTGCAGGCAGTTTCAAAGCCAAAAAAGAGCAAAGTCGGCGGGCAGGCGATAATCGAAGGTGTTATGATGCGTGGCAAGTCGAAAGTTTCATGGGCGGTTAAAAAGCCGGACAGTGAGATTGTACTTGAAGCTTTTTCCTTTGTTTCGGTGGCCCGGAAATACAAGTTTTTGAAATTGCCGGTTTTTCGAGGGGCGATAAGCCTTTTCGAATCGCTCAAGCTGGGCTACAAAGCACTCACCCGATCGGCAGAGATTGCCTATGAAGAAGAAAAAAGCGAAGAAGAGCGGAGCTGGAAAGATACCATGGCATCGATTGGTACATTTGTCTTTGCCTTCGGCCTTTCGATATTTCTTTTCATGTACCTTCCCATGCTTGTTCTGACTTTGCTGGGATTCGAAAAAAGCGCTTTTGCTTTTAATTTGGGGGCGGGAACTATTCGAATTATTCTTTTTCTCGGTTACCTTCTTGGAATCAGCCTATGGAAAGATATCCGCCGTCTGTTCGAATATCATGGCGCCGAACACAAGGCAATTTTTGCCTTTGAGGACGGCAAAGAATTGACTATCGAAAACATGGGACCTTACAAAACCTTTCACCCACGGTGTGGAACGAGTTTCATTATTCTCGTCTCGCTGGTCTGCATTCTGCTCTTTTCGGTAATCGATGCACTCATTCTGAAGTACATTCTCGAATCCAGCTATCCGATCTGGCTTCGTCTGATAGTCCACCTGAGCCTGGTCCCACTGATTTCGGGGATATCCTATGAAGTGCTGAAACTTTCCGATCGTTTTCGCCACCTATTTCCTTTCAATGTACTGGTATTACCGGGACTGTGGCTGCAGCATATTACCACCCGTGAACCTGATAATCATCAACTGGAAATTGCATCAAGGGCATTAAAGGCAGTTATATGA